In a single window of the Tachyglossus aculeatus isolate mTacAcu1 chromosome 14, mTacAcu1.pri, whole genome shotgun sequence genome:
- the MB gene encoding myoglobin isoform X2 has protein sequence MGLSDGEWQLVLKVWGKVETDISGHGQDVLIRLFKTHPETLEKFDKFKHLKTEDEMKASADLKKHGGVVLTALGSILKKKGQHEAELKPLAQSHATKHKISIKFLEFISEAIIHVLQSKHSADFGADAQAAMGKALELFRNDMATKYKEFGFQG, from the exons ATGGGTCTGAGCGACGGAGAATGGCAGCTTGTCCTCAAGGTCTGGGGGAAGGTGGAAACCGACATCTCGGGTCACGGGCAGGATGTCCTGATcag acTCTTCAAGACTCATCCTGAGACCCTGGAAAAGTTCGACAAGTTCAAACACCTGAAGACAGAGGATGAGATGAAGGCCTCAGCCGACCTGAAGAAGCATGGCGGGGTTGTCCTCACCGCCCTGGGCAGCATCTTGAAGAAGAAGGGCCAGCATGAGGCGGAGCTGAAGCCCCTGGCCCAATCCCATGCCACCAAGCACAAAATCTCCATCAAGTTCCTGGAG TTTATTTCCGAGGCCATCATCCACGTCCTCCAGAGCAAGCATTCCGCAGATTTCGGAGCCGACGCCCAGGCTGCCATGGGGAAAGCCCTGGAGCTGTTCCGGAACGACATGGCCACCAAGTACAAGGAGTTTGGATTCCAGGGTTAG
- the MB gene encoding myoglobin isoform X1, whose amino-acid sequence MGLSDGEWQLVLKVWGKVETDITGHGQDVLIRLFKTHPETLEKFDKFKHLKTEDEMKASADLKKHGGVVLTALGSILKKKGQHEAELKPLAQSHATKHKISIKFLEFISEAIIHVLQSKHSADFGADAQAAMGKALELFRNDMATKYKEFGFQG is encoded by the exons ATGGGTCTGAGCGACGGAGAATGGCAGCTTGTCCTCAAGGTCTGGGGGAAGGTGGAAACCGACATCACGGGTCACGGGCAGGATGTCCTGATcag acTCTTCAAGACTCATCCTGAGACCCTGGAAAAGTTCGACAAGTTCAAACACCTGAAGACAGAGGATGAGATGAAGGCCTCAGCCGACCTGAAGAAGCATGGCGGGGTTGTCCTCACCGCCCTGGGCAGCATCTTGAAGAAGAAGGGCCAGCATGAGGCGGAGCTGAAGCCCCTGGCCCAATCCCATGCCACCAAGCACAAAATCTCCATCAAGTTCCTGGAG TTTATTTCCGAGGCCATCATCCACGTCCTCCAGAGCAAGCATTCCGCAGATTTCGGAGCCGACGCCCAGGCTGCCATGGGGAAAGCCCTGGAGCTGTTCCGGAACGACATGGCCACCAAGTACAAGGAGTTTGGATTCCAGGGTTAG